The Streptomyces sp. NBC_00224 genome contains the following window.
CCTGCCCGGCGAGCACCATCCGTACGACGTCCATGGCCTCGGGCGTGGTGACGCGAAGGCCCGCCTTGAACTCGCTGACCAGCCCGTGTTTGTCGAGCTGGGCGCTGATCTGGGGACCGCCGCCGTGCACCACGACGGGCTTGAGGCCGGCGTGCCGCAGGAAGACGACGTCCTGGGCGAAGGCGGCCTTGAGCGCCTCGTCGACCATGGCGTTGCCGCCGAACTTGATGACGACGGTCCTGCCGTGGTGGCGGGTCAGCCACGGCAACGCCTCGATGAGGATCCGCGCCTTCGGGAGCGCGGTGTGCTTACGGGTACTCATGAGCTGTACGCGCTGTTCTCGTGGACGTAGTCGGCGGTGAGGTCGTTGGCCCAGATGACGACGGGCCCGGCGGATCCGGCGGCGAGGTCGGCGGTGATCCGGACCTCCCGGTAGCGCATGTCGACGAGGTCGCGGTCCTCGCCGACGCTGCCGTTCCTGCAGACCCACACGCCGTTGATGGCGACGTTCAGCTGGTCGGGGTCGAAGGCCGCCTTGGTGGTGCCGATGGCGGAGAGCACCCGGCCCCAGTTGGGGTCCTCGCCGTGGATGGCGCACTTGAGGAGGTTGTTGCGGGCGATGGACCGCCCGACCTCGACGGCGTCGTCCTCGCTCGCGGCGTTCACCACCTCGATGCGGATGTCCTTGCTGGCGCCCTCGGCGTCCCCGATGAGCTGCCGTGCGAGGTCGTCGCACACGGTCCGTACGGCCTCGGCGAACTCCGCGTACTCCGGGGCTGCTTCGGAGGCGCCGGAGGCGAGCAGCAGCACGGTGTCGTTGGTGGACATGCAGCCGTCGGAGTCGACCCGGTCGAAGGTGGTCCGGGTGGCGTCGCGCAGGGCGCGGTCCAGGACGGGGGTGTCCAGGTCGGCGTCGGTGGTGAGCACGACGAGCATGGTGGCGAGGCCGGGGGCGAGCATGCCGGCGCCCTTGGCCATGCCGCCGACGGTCCAGCCGTCCTTGGTCACGACGGACGTCTTGTGGACGGTGTCGGTGGTCTT
Protein-coding sequences here:
- the argJ gene encoding bifunctional glutamate N-acetyltransferase/amino-acid acetyltransferase ArgJ, which gives rise to MSVTAAKGFTAAGIAAGIKENGNPDLALVVNTGPRRAAAGVFTSNRVKAAPVLWSEQVLKGGEVTAVVLNSGGANACTGPKGFQDTHATAEKVAEVLEGHSAGEVAVASTGLIGVLLPMDKLLPGIEKAAAELSAHGGEKAAIAIKTTDTVHKTSVVTKDGWTVGGMAKGAGMLAPGLATMLVVLTTDADLDTPVLDRALRDATRTTFDRVDSDGCMSTNDTVLLLASGASEAAPEYAEFAEAVRTVCDDLARQLIGDAEGASKDIRIEVVNAASEDDAVEVGRSIARNNLLKCAIHGEDPNWGRVLSAIGTTKAAFDPDQLNVAINGVWVCRNGSVGEDRDLVDMRYREVRITADLAAGSAGPVVIWANDLTADYVHENSAYSS